The genomic window TCCGCTTAAACCATGATGATCATAAGACAAATCTGAAGACAAAATGCATtagtaataattattaatcaaagccaaaattcaatttcataattactttatttaagtatttttttaaagcattCATTTATAAATCACGAACAATATAAAGATAAAATACTGTTACTCCAACCAGGTATTGGAATAATTAATATGGAGATgatttaaataacaattacaaattaattcGAATATTTAAGAAGACTATTATTAAACGATCATCATATTCCTTAAGTTAATATTcatcttattttatttagagAAGAGCGAAGAATCTACCGTCCGGACTAAGACTTATAATATTTGCAGTCTTGAGCTCAAGTAAAAAGCGATATGCCATTATCGCATCTTTGCGATTACGGATAAAAGGTGCATTGTGCATGTCCACCTGGCACTGCCTGATGAGAGCTCCAAACAGCCCATGAACTATTCTTATCTTGTCCTTCTGAATGTTCTGAATTATCTGTGGATCGTATACTTTTACAGCGGGCATAGTACTATAATTCAATGAGCCTCGCCTATTTTCCGTAACATGTCCCAGGGAGTTGCCCTGTACACCGAGTTCCTCTTGGCGATCTACCATTAGGCGAACCACATTAGCGTGTTGTGAAATGTATTCCAAATCGTTTATAGACTCTCTATACAGTTGATTTTCCATTGAAGTTCTGCGCGTATTAACCGTTTGCAAATCATTTGTTGAAGTCGGTGGAGCCAGATTTAGAGCACTGCTGGTAATATATGTGCTAGCAGAATTCGAGGAATTAATTTGCAACGTTGGTAGTATCTGTACATCAGTCACATAAGCGTGATCGCTTATATTAGCCAAAGTGTTTGAAACCTCCACTGGGACCTCGTCAACTTCCATTGGCATAGGTGGAACCGAAGTATTCATAATATCAGAGTTGTCCATTATTTGTGGTTTATTTTCAAGACCGCTTTTAGGTCCAAAGACAGCAATTGGATGTTGACTTATTGGAGTGGAATTTATGGGCGGTAATATAGCCAAAGCTTTATCAAATGATGCTTGATCAATTGGTGCATTTGTAGAAATGTCCGAGGGAGCTACTGCAACGTCCTGCGAGAAAGCTGCAGATTGCGTATAAGCCCCAGAATCCGAAAATCTTGGTGCCTCAGAAACTTCTAGAGAGGTTATTGCTGCTGTGGTCAGTTGTATCTGCGGTTGTCCATTTCGGCTGATACCCATTATCTTATCCACTGAAGTCGATGATACTTCTCCAGCTGCGTTTTGTAGCAAGCTAGACATAAAAGTGGCTGCAATGTGCCGGCTGCTTCGGAATGCTTCCTCGCGACGTAGAATTCGTTCCGGTGTTAGTGGAGGACTGGCGACTGAAGCGTTACGGCGACCTCGTCTGCGACGGCGGACCCTCAGTGCCTGCCGAGGAGGGAGACCACCTTCGGCGTACCTAATCATTTGATCACGTGGACGGAAAATCGAGCTCCACTCACGTTGCTGGATTAGTGTGGTTTCTTCCGGAGGGACAGTAATACTCAACTGCAGCTCGCGTGACACCCTGCTGAGACGTAGATGATGTTCTTCGTCAATGACCGGTAGTCTAGGCCGGAAAGATATTAAAGGAGTTGATGCTGGAGCGCCTCCAAGCCGCGAACGCACCACCGTTGATCCAGGAAGTCCGACTAACCGGGTttcatctgcatctgcagGCAGCACCAAAGTGCCGCTATCCATTTCTAACCCCAATGAATGCTCTGCTGGCAGTGATGGATCTGACGGTGTCGATGCAGCGCCGCCTGTTGCCAATAATGGTATGGTTCCATCTTCGTAGGTCAAATTGGGTATAAAAGACAAGCTGTGAAACGGACATTAGCTTAGCTTATGTATTCATTTAATGTGAAGAGAAGGAAACGAAAGTAAGCGATGGGATTGgaaaaaaatttagaaaagTAAGCTGACTTTATTTTGGATTAGTTTACTGTCAAATCAAATTTCGAATTAAATGTTTCGGGGACTGGCTAaatttggtgttgtttttgtaagCTTTAAATGTTCGAATCTGCCTTTATACTCGATCGCTAATTCAGAAAATGAACTAAAGAGGATTCATAGATGGTAAGGAAGAGAAGCGTAGTACTAGATATTTGGTTTAAGTACCCTGGATCGCTGTTATGTTCATTTGGGGTGCTCGAAGCACGCATATCCACTGCTCTGCCGGGGACACCAGTTGCGGAACAGGGAGTCCCCTCATCACCAGTTGCATTGTAGCGACTAACGTAAACTCCATCTGGCGTGTTCTGATTTTGCGACCGCTGGTGTCGTGCCAAGTTTACCATACTACTGGCCTGAACACTACTCGATTGGATTGCTTCAGTCGCAACAGTCAATATTATGCGTGTCCTAATTAATAGTCGACAATAAGAAATCTTTTTTTGGTGGACCGTCGAAATATGTAGCTTTTTTGCATCTGGCCAGGCATAAGATTGAAAACCCATTTCCGGAATGCCAAAACGCATTGCCCTTATTTCATGTCGAGAGACGAAGTGCTCACTTAACCAGTGCTGAAATCTAGTCACTTCATAAGTAGATCCCTCCACTTGATTATTTCCTGGGTGTTTTTGGTGTTCTGTTGGAATAGAATCATCTCTCAAGACACCTTGATTATTATCATATAGCCTTCGACCTGTTTGGTAACCTTGGCCAAAAACCTGATGATACACGTTATATGCAGCGCTTTGTATTTCCGTTATGTCGTCGACTTCTGTTAAGCCTTTCGATCGAGCGCTCTCAGTCCTGCTGGTTCTGTTTATTTGTCTATCTACGACTTGCGAAAGTTGCGGTACTACAATTTGCTGTAGGTTCATCAACCGGGACAAATCAGCTCTACAATCCGCAATAATGTTTTGAAACTGTCCAATTCCATTCGCTTCCTCATGTTCGCTTTCAAAAAGCAATCGGTTCATGTCGTCCATAAGGCTATTCATCATATCAGTTGTTTTGCGTATCTGATGCGCCTTTTGAGCACGCTTTTCCTGAGCTAGTTTCTCGAGAGAAGCCCATGCCTGGTTGACCAATGTCTTAAAGGCAGTCAGCATGTAGTCACGCAATTTGCGAATCAATGGTAGGCTGTTCGTGTATTTGCTCAGGTTCAGCTGATCGATGAATGCACCCACCTCATCCTTATCACAGCTCGATGGGATCGGCGGCAGTTCCATAActaaaatgttggccaatttGCCACGAATCGGGCAAACACGCATagacaaaacgaaaaaacaaactacATGACAAAACAATTCACAACATAGAATTCAGCAGTAATGACTTAAATGACCATAACCCAAACTTTAAGTACCGTGCCTATAAATGATTCACTTACCATCCTCGTTGTCGTCGCGGCGACCTCGAAAGCCGCCGCCTCCTTCGCGACGTCCTCCACGGAAACCAAATCCATCTCCATCACCACCACGATTTCCTCCTCGATAGCCTCCACCTCctctgccgccgccgccaaaGCTCTTGCCCTTGTCCTCATCATCGCTCCATCCGGGTGCTTCTTTCTCAGGCTTACTAAACGAGGCTCCACCGCTAGTTTGGGCAGAGGGCTGAAATAGTTGAGTTTAGTAAGCATATATTATTTGTACGAAGCAATACGAACCAAATCCTCCCAGTCCGACATATTGATGAtttttttggctaaaataaacaaattaataattaataaataagtattgaatgaatttattttcatgcGTACAAAGGCACCAGAAAACAGCCAATAACTTATTGTGGCCATTTCTTAAGTATTCAAAtctgaatttttaaaatatataatgtatttttatttggtcggttttcatttaatatacTTATTTTTCTTCATATTTTCCAGCCGATGCCATGACTGGTTCAAACTAAAAAGTACCCGCCAAATCGAGAGCCCGCTAAACACAGCTGCCATTCGAATCGATTTTCGACATTCGCAGCGAAACGCGTGGAAAAACGTGAGTTTCTGTTTTTCTATGTATACCAAGAACACATGTGGGCGCTCTGTTTGTGCTGGTTGTATGCGTGATTTGGCCCATGGGCATGTGGAATCGCGTGAGGCAGTGTGTGTAGGTAATACTAGCAGCGAGGCGAAGAAGAAACACTGAAAATTAAGGTTAGAGAGCAGCAGGCACCAAACAGCCAGCAGAAAAGTAAGAAAAATCCCCCCAAAAGGcctaaataaattgcaaaaattcaCGTTAGTCCAAGAGTTTATTGTGTAAACCATAAATCCAGCGAATATGGGGCACATTAGACCATAGTTTGTGACACGAAAGAGAAATCCTATCGAATATCAAAGGGTGTGAGGCAGCGGGCGAAAGAggaaaatcaatcaattcCCACACTAAAACTGTGtgtaaatatttctttttacaGAAAAAAGGCAATTGAAGCGGCAGCCAGCTAGCAACGAAAaacacacccacccacaaaaTCATGGACAGCGCCGGTAAAAATCGTTATGAACTTTTGTTCATGGACGACGATGTCAGCGATCCATTAGATAATCTTGTGGCGCCGAcggccgccgctgccgcagcagcagctggcaagaagaagcagccgtcagctgctgcagcggccACCAAAACGACCGCCAAGgtggccaacaacaataacaaggcGACCGCAGGATCCAATACCGGTGGACCCAAtgccaaaaaaccaaatcagGCCGAGAAGGAAAACAAGCCCAACAATGCTTTAAACAAGGCCGATGGCAAGAAGTTCATCCCATCAGCCGACAAACAGTTCAACAACaacgccagcaacaacaaacaacaaggTGCTCCACGGCAAGGAGGTGGCGCCAACCGAACACGTGAGTTTGGCAGCGGTCAAGGACAGGGtcaaggacaaggacaaggtggccagcagcagcgcagcgTAAACTTCCGTCAACAAAACGGCAATGCCGAGACTCGTGAGCAGCGCAACAATCGCCGCAATGTCCGCGAAAACGGCGGAGCACCCGATGGCCAGCAGTCGCGACCATACCGCGGCCCAGGCGGTGGTCAAGGTGCTGGCGGAGATCGTCCCCAGCGTCAGAACCGCAACTACGATGGCCAAAACAGGAAGCGCGAGTTCGATCGCCAGTCTGGTTCCGATAGAACTGGTAAGTGTGGTCAATGCATTAAGTCAAGTCGTTAATGCAACACAGCAGATGGAAAGTCCTTAGTTCAGGTCAAATAGATACAGTTTAGACCACTAACTCCGGATCAGTTCAGATTTCTGAGGGTTCGAGCTAAACAATTGTACCTACATTCTTTCATAGCAAAGTTAACTTGCTTGTTTTCTGTTAAAAAAGTTTGAGAAGATGGAATTTTGGGAGTAAATCTACCCAAATTATGAGAATGCTTTTGCATTCCACCCATTCCATTATTCTCACTGGAGCTTTTTAAAATGCTAAAGTGTTTCTGTTGATCAAATCGAATCTAACGTTGAACTACCAAGGGGCACGGTAGACATAACCACAAAATGAGCGCGCCCATGCCcaagaaaataagaaaaaatgaaccaataaaccaaaaacaacACTCCATGACAACTAGAAAATCAAACTCAGCAGGCGACGCAGGAAAAACACATTCCATCTACAGTTTACTCGTAACCAATTACCATGCTTATAGTCACGAGGAATTATTAGCCGCCTTTAGGCAACATGACTGAAATCTTCTGTGTACCCCAcccaacaaatatttgaaggAAAATAATTCGAATTAGGTATCTGAAATAGAATTCCTTTTTATAACTAACGCGAACTTTTCATCGATTGATGCAATCACAATAAGATTCGTACAACTAATCAAGGTCATTGACTTAATGTCAAACTATAACGAaacatattatattaataattattagcCTGCATAGACCAACAGCAGGTTGGTCCaatggaaaaaaatttaatagaTATCTATATTAAAATAGTTGGATTataaacgctttaaaaataatttgatagTAAGATGTGGTATATGCTAGGCAAATAGAAGAAAAGAGCGGGAACACGGTGTATGTAAATCAATTGTGGCACATAAATTCACGGTAAGCTTATGGTCAAGCAGTGGTCAAACGACGCAGGCAAATCTCCCACTCACGTGGGGGGATCAGTCAAATCAATACTAATGGTCGCACAGAACATTCAACTAACTACAGCACACACTTCTTTCCATTGAATGAAATCTCTTTCCTCGCATTTTCCGCCTGTTTTCTTGCTGCCTGCTTCTTAGACCGCTTCGTTTTTGGAATATCCAAAATTATAATCACAGCGGcagcaaaagaaacaagaagCACTACGGCACAAACCGACAGAGAAAATGTGTTAAAAATAGTTCTTCCATCTTCTTGGCGGCATTCCCGTCTAACGCAAGTGCTTGTAGGAGGCCTTTGCAGGCATACTCATTGGGTAAGAGGGGACGAAATAGTTCCCCCGCTGAATCTGATTACAGTGAACGGGTGCTGTCGGCTTATCTGTCACTATGCAAGGGCAGTGAAAAGTCCTATCGTGGTTAGATTTCAATAGGCAAGATTGACCTAATTAGTGGGGTATTGCTACTGCTAGAATAGAGTTCATTTGGCTTGGAAATACTTTTATACCGgtttaataacttaatattAAGTagattaattaaatgaaacaGAAAAACTTACTTTCGCGACAATTTGCAAGTATAGAATctccgcttttcctttttgttggcttttctGAAATGATGTAGAAGTAGgtcaataataattaacacAACATTTATTACTATATTCACAGGTGTGAAGTCAATTGACAAACGCGATGGAGCTGGTTCCCACAACTGGGGATCGGTCAAAGAAGCTATTGATGATGTGAACAAGAACGAAAGCGAGACCAATGTGACCAATGCAGAGGGTGGCCCCAAGGCTGAAGATTCTGGCACTGAACCACAGAGCGAGCAGGCTGTTGCCGAGGAGGAGGCCAAAGAGCTGACCTTGGACGAGTGGAAGGCACAGCAAGGACAGCGCATAAAGCCGACCTTTAACATCCGCAAGGCTGGAGAAGGTGCGTGTGCAATGCAAAATGATCTATAGTTAATCATTTGAATTCGATACCATGGAAAGAATCCTTTTCGGCTAACCAtcaattaaacttttaatcATGTTAGCTAAAATCCGCATTTATAGTAAAGTTACAAATCACAGGAAACTCCTTAGATTTTAAACAGATCTTAGCTTAACAATAGTAAACTATGTGCTATGACCTATTAGCTACAAAACAATCTACAATCAATTTTATCCGCAGGCGAGGACACCACACAATGGAAGAAAATGGTCGTCTTAACTAGCAACAAGAAGAAGGAGAACGACAGCGAAGAGGAGCTCGAGTACGATCCTGCCCTTTATCCACAGCGTGTGGGCAGGCAGCAGCGCGTCCTGGACATTCAGTTTAACTTCAATGATGGTCGCCGTGGCGGACCAGGCGGTTTCGGAGGACGCGGTGGCCGTGGAGGTCCCAGACCCGGCGGATTTGGAGGCGGACCGCGCAGCGAGGGAGGCAACCGCGACGGCGGCAATCGTGAGGGTGGCCGAGACAATCGTGAGGGTGGAAACCGTGGCCCACGAGATGGCCAGCAGCATAATAACGAGGGCGGTGCTCCCTCCGCTCCAAATCAAAGGCCACCCATCGATCGTCGTGGTCCGGGAaacaaccaaaacaacaatCAGAACAGCGGTCCAGGACAGAATAAGCGTTTTGAGCGACAACAGAACACCGCTCCCAAGGTCAACGATGAGCGTCAGTTTCCCACTCTGGCTTAAATCGATTGTTTAAGCAGGAGTAGTTCCTCAAATTGCAGTTTTGGTGACTGACGttaaaaaatgaaagcaaGCAGCAAGTTACCAAAATGAAATCTTATATATTACGTATATCACAGACAAGAAACTTTTTAAAACCTAAAACAAAAAGGGGATATTACAAAACAATTGTAGCCGCCATATaagccaaaagcaacaaaaatacCAACCAACAAGCTAAGCAAAACatgtataataaattatacatatgtttaaaaatatatgaaaagaGAACACACAAAAAGCAATTTTAGTTTATACGCGGCCAACTATTCAGATTTTAGCCGATAAAATCGCGATCAAGCAAGTGACCTCGTGTAAACTAGTCAGAGTCAGGCTAAGTCATCCGCATTATGGATTTTATATCTAGTAACTGTTCACGATACGAGATTTTTTCTAAAACGGCAGAGGCGGTCATAAGAATTGTTTTATTGCATCAACCAAAACCTGAtgtagttgttttttttttgttattaccACTCACTTAATCAAAAAATCACCCTAccttataaaaacaaaatgcagacGCTAACCAGTGAACAAGgcgaataaaataaactaaagataaaatatataatatacaacATCACAGCCTGATAAAATCTTCTACGAAAAGAAGCAAAATACACTAAATACATTACAATAGTTTGTTTTCACCGAGAGAACAGTAAAAGCATTTTCATTACtcataattttttgttcaataACGAATCACATTTTCGTAGCGAAATGtacgttttattattttttactatgttaacttttatttaaaataaacaataccAAAAggaagaaatattaaaaaaaaaaaaatcaatagtTCGAGAGAAAGAAAGCCAAAACCGAAAGAATAGTAAGTGTTAAAACCTTTGTAACTGTGTTTCTTGGATGCAAATTCTAtgattaaacatttaaatttaataattataaagcGGACTATGCATCATATATActacttttaattataaatacctaactgaacacacacacactgaaatacaaaacaaaacaatattaatttaagcattattaaagaaataaaaacaaaaaatattgattaaCTATTGGAGCAAATTAGAAACCTTTAATAAGTAGATAATAGTTGGAGGGAAACTTTCGAAGAAACCCATTTCAGATGAGAAAACCACTCCCGAAAACGCTAATTTGAAGATCCCTGTAAAATCATTTGCCTATATTAACTAGAAACTGTATAAATTAtgagatatatatattcgtacatggtaaaatcaattttatgaGGGCAATTACACAAAGCAAAGAAAAGTAAACAGCAGATGAAAAATATGAAGGGAATCGTACATgaaacaaatacattttttgaaatattgtattgtattttgaCCCAAAGAAACAATTCAACAAATGTTGAGCAACTcgt from Drosophila yakuba strain Tai18E2 chromosome 2L, Prin_Dyak_Tai18E2_2.1, whole genome shotgun sequence includes these protein-coding regions:
- the LOC6529035 gene encoding sister chromatid cohesion protein solo isoform X1, with the translated sequence MSDWEDLPSAQTSGGASFSKPEKEAPGWSDDEDKGKSFGGGGRGGGGYRGGNRGGDGDGFGFRGGRREGGGGFRGRRDDNEDVMELPPIPSSCDKDEVGAFIDQLNLSKYTNSLPLIRKLRDYMLTAFKTLVNQAWASLEKLAQEKRAQKAHQIRKTTDMMNSLMDDMNRLLFESEHEEANGIGQFQNIIADCRADLSRLMNLQQIVVPQLSQVVDRQINRTSRTESARSKGLTEVDDITEIQSAAYNVYHQVFGQGYQTGRRLYDNNQGVLRDDSIPTEHQKHPGNNQVEGSTYEVTRFQHWLSEHFVSRHEIRAMRFGIPEMGFQSYAWPDAKKLHISTVHQKKISYCRLLIRTRIILTVATEAIQSSSVQASSMVNLARHQRSQNQNTPDGVYVSRYNATGDEGTPCSATGVPGRAVDMRASSTPNEHNSDPGLSFIPNLTYEDGTIPLLATGGAASTPSDPSLPAEHSLGLEMDSGTLVLPADADETRLVGLPGSTVVRSRLGGAPASTPLISFRPRLPVIDEEHHLRLSRVSRELQLSITVPPEETTLIQQREWSSIFRPRDQMIRYAEGGLPPRQALRVRRRRRGRRNASVASPPLTPERILRREEAFRSSRHIAATFMSSLLQNAAGEVSSTSVDKIMGISRNGQPQIQLTTAAITSLEVSEAPRFSDSGAYTQSAAFSQDVAVAPSDISTNAPIDQASFDKALAILPPINSTPISQHPIAVFGPKSGLENKPQIMDNSDIMNTSVPPMPMEVDEVPVEVSNTLANISDHAYVTDVQILPTLQINSSNSASTYITSSALNLAPPTSTNDLQTVNTRRTSMENQLYRESINDLEYISQHANVVRLMVDRQEELGVQGNSLGHVTENRRGSLNYSTMPAVKVYDPQIIQNIQKDKIRIVHGLFGALIRQCQVDMHNAPFIRNRKDAIMAYRFLLELKTANIISLSPDGRFFALL
- the LOC6529036 gene encoding plasminogen activator inhibitor 1 RNA-binding protein, with amino-acid sequence MDSAGKNRYELLFMDDDVSDPLDNLVAPTAAAAAAAAGKKKQPSAAAAATKTTAKVANNNNKATAGSNTGGPNAKKPNQAEKENKPNNALNKADGKKFIPSADKQFNNNASNNKQQGAPRQGGGANRTREFGSGQGQGQGQGQGGQQQRSVNFRQQNGNAETREQRNNRRNVRENGGAPDGQQSRPYRGPGGGQGAGGDRPQRQNRNYDGQNRKREFDRQSGSDRTGVKSIDKRDGAGSHNWGSVKEAIDDVNKNESETNVTNAEGGPKAEDSGTEPQSEQAVAEEEAKELTLDEWKAQQGQRIKPTFNIRKAGEGEDTTQWKKMVVLTSNKKKENDSEEELEYDPALYPQRVGRQQRVLDIQFNFNDGRRGGPGGFGGRGGRGGPRPGGFGGGPRSEGGNRDGGNREGGRDNREGGNRGPRDGQQHNNEGGAPSAPNQRPPIDRRGPGNNQNNNQNSGPGQNKRFERQQNTAPKVNDERQFPTLA